A part of Rhodohalobacter barkolensis genomic DNA contains:
- a CDS encoding sugar phosphate nucleotidyltransferase, with the protein MKLIIPMAGRGTRVRPHSHTTPKPLLPVAGTMIVERIVETFARTLDRTIDEIVYILGPDFSREIKETLTDMSKRHNAKATFRVQDVALGTAHAVSCAGEDLEGEVIIVFADTIFDSYEKVTVDDADSVIWLKEVEDPSRFGVAVHDGDTITDFVEKPSEPISNLAIIGVYYFKQGEDLMKEIQYLLDNNVTGHGDEYQLTDALDRLLKDGKKFKKATVDEWLDCGTLPAWLETTGEILKKENHPYDDYKGTTIHPPVYIGKGVEISGSEIGPNVSIEDGTKIKNSTIERTIIQKNAQLNGCKLEGSTIGNHAEAHNAKGEIHIGDHSILKQ; encoded by the coding sequence ATGAAACTTATAATACCTATGGCCGGCCGCGGAACACGTGTGCGCCCGCACTCCCACACAACACCCAAACCACTTCTTCCCGTTGCCGGAACCATGATCGTTGAGAGAATTGTAGAGACATTTGCGCGAACTCTCGATCGTACGATTGATGAAATTGTTTACATTTTGGGACCTGACTTTAGTCGTGAAATCAAGGAGACGCTTACCGATATGAGCAAGCGGCATAATGCCAAAGCTACCTTTCGTGTACAGGATGTTGCACTTGGAACCGCTCACGCCGTCTCATGTGCAGGCGAAGATCTGGAAGGTGAAGTGATTATCGTATTTGCCGATACCATTTTCGATTCCTACGAAAAAGTTACCGTAGATGATGCCGACAGTGTCATCTGGCTGAAAGAAGTTGAAGATCCATCCAGATTTGGCGTTGCCGTTCACGACGGAGATACTATTACCGATTTTGTAGAAAAACCGAGTGAGCCTATCTCAAATCTGGCCATTATTGGGGTTTACTACTTCAAGCAGGGTGAAGATCTGATGAAAGAGATTCAATATCTGCTGGATAACAATGTGACCGGTCACGGAGACGAATATCAGCTTACCGATGCCCTCGACAGACTGTTGAAAGATGGAAAGAAGTTCAAAAAAGCAACTGTTGACGAGTGGCTGGACTGCGGCACACTACCGGCATGGCTCGAAACAACCGGCGAAATTCTAAAAAAAGAGAACCATCCGTACGACGATTATAAAGGAACGACCATTCATCCTCCGGTTTATATTGGAAAAGGCGTTGAGATTTCCGGTAGTGAAATTGGTCCAAACGTGAGTATTGAAGATGGAACCAAAATCAAAAATTCTACTATTGAGCGTACTATTATTCAAAAAAATGCTCAATTAAACGGCTGCAAACTGGAAGGTTCAACCATTGGCAACCATGCCGAAGCGCACAATGCCAAAGGAGAGATTCATATTGGCGATCACTCCATTCTGAAACAGTAG